In a single window of the Caproicibacterium sp. BJN0003 genome:
- the ftsH gene encoding ATP-dependent zinc metalloprotease FtsH has translation MRNLILVVCIPIILMIVIASVYGNNTTKTYDYSDIIGYFKSEQVEEYSLDYGTGQLVLKLNDKDNTTINYVVANVITFYQKIDPMVEKYNADHTDAPMVEKHIRAREVSWLSTLAPMLIAIVGMAVIYYFFFRKLSAGMGEPGKQMNFGKAKVKKMSDEKRKTTFADVAGADEEKEELSEIVEFLKNPQKYNELGARIPKGVLLVGPPGTGKTLLARAVAGEAGVPFFSISGSDFVEMFVGVGASRVRDLFEQAKKNSPCIIFIDEIDAVGRQRGAGLGGGHDEREQTLNQLLVEMDGFGANEGVIMIAATNRPDILDPALMRPGRFDRQVTVGYPDIKGREAILHVHARGKPLAPDVDLKTIAGSTAGFTGADLENLLNEAALLSARKGLKAITMLEIEEATIKVMMGTEKKSHIMSDKEKKLTAYHEGGHAVATYYCPTQDPVHQISIIPRGMAGGYTMSVPTEDRSYKTKKEMKEDLVVLLGGRVAEAITLDDISTGASNDIERATKLARAMITKYGMTEALGPITYGQDQGEPFLGRDMGHIRDYSEATASAIDKEIRSIMNDAYTRTHEILEQHLDQLHDVAAFLFKHEKMSGEEFRLVMEGKMQALPTEDTNALPPDGETPQKPEQESEKSSEETSKADSESENAQENSSDQKPDSPQNPSAE, from the coding sequence ATGCGCAACCTGATCCTTGTGGTTTGTATCCCGATTATTCTGATGATTGTAATCGCTTCCGTTTATGGAAATAATACGACGAAAACATATGATTATTCAGATATTATTGGATACTTTAAATCGGAGCAGGTAGAGGAATATTCGTTGGATTACGGTACCGGTCAACTGGTATTGAAGCTCAACGACAAAGACAATACAACCATCAATTATGTAGTAGCGAATGTCATTACTTTTTATCAGAAAATTGATCCGATGGTTGAAAAATACAATGCGGATCATACGGATGCTCCTATGGTGGAGAAGCATATCCGTGCCCGTGAGGTAAGCTGGCTCTCTACTTTGGCGCCAATGCTGATCGCAATTGTCGGCATGGCTGTCATCTACTATTTCTTCTTTAGAAAACTCAGTGCCGGAATGGGCGAACCGGGCAAACAGATGAATTTCGGCAAAGCTAAGGTTAAAAAGATGTCTGACGAAAAGAGAAAGACAACTTTCGCAGATGTTGCCGGTGCCGATGAGGAAAAAGAAGAGCTTTCTGAAATTGTAGAGTTCCTTAAGAATCCTCAGAAATATAATGAACTGGGCGCAAGAATTCCGAAAGGAGTTTTGCTAGTGGGCCCTCCCGGTACCGGTAAAACATTGCTGGCACGGGCAGTCGCTGGGGAAGCGGGCGTTCCATTTTTCTCAATTTCCGGTTCTGATTTTGTTGAGATGTTTGTCGGTGTTGGTGCATCACGTGTACGTGATTTGTTCGAACAGGCGAAGAAAAACAGTCCCTGCATTATCTTTATTGATGAAATTGATGCGGTCGGTCGTCAGCGTGGCGCCGGACTTGGCGGCGGACACGATGAACGCGAACAGACTCTGAATCAGTTGTTGGTCGAGATGGACGGCTTCGGTGCAAATGAAGGCGTCATTATGATTGCGGCGACGAACCGCCCGGATATTCTGGATCCGGCTTTGATGCGTCCGGGTCGTTTTGACCGTCAGGTGACGGTTGGATATCCGGATATTAAAGGCAGAGAGGCAATCCTTCATGTTCACGCCCGCGGAAAACCTTTGGCGCCGGATGTGGATCTGAAAACGATTGCAGGTTCAACAGCTGGATTTACCGGCGCAGATTTGGAAAACCTTTTGAACGAAGCCGCTCTGCTTTCCGCTAGGAAAGGTCTCAAAGCAATTACGATGTTAGAGATCGAAGAGGCTACAATTAAGGTCATGATGGGCACGGAAAAGAAGAGCCATATCATGAGTGATAAAGAAAAGAAACTGACAGCTTATCATGAAGGCGGTCATGCGGTGGCAACCTATTATTGCCCGACGCAGGATCCGGTTCATCAGATTTCCATTATTCCGCGTGGAATGGCCGGTGGCTATACGATGTCGGTTCCGACAGAAGATCGTTCCTACAAGACAAAGAAAGAAATGAAGGAAGATCTGGTCGTACTTTTGGGCGGCCGTGTTGCAGAAGCAATTACGCTGGATGATATTTCCACTGGCGCTTCTAATGATATTGAACGTGCGACAAAACTTGCACGTGCTATGATCACGAAGTATGGAATGACGGAAGCTTTGGGTCCCATTACCTATGGGCAGGATCAGGGCGAACCGTTCCTTGGCCGGGATATGGGTCATATTCGGGATTATTCCGAAGCGACTGCATCGGCGATCGATAAAGAGATTCGCAGTATTATGAACGATGCTTACACCAGAACACATGAAATTTTGGAACAGCATCTCGATCAGCTGCATGATGTCGCAGCGTTTCTGTTTAAACATGAAAAGATGAGCGGAGAAGAGTTCCGCTTAGTAATGGAAGGAAAAATGCAGGCCCTTCCTACAGAGGATACGAATGCTTTGCCGCCGGATGGGGAAACTCCTCAGAAACCGGAACAAGAGTCGGAAAAATCTTCTGAAGAAACTTCAAAAGCGGATTCTGAATCGGAAAATGCACAGGAAAATTCGAGTGATCAAAAACCGGATTCTCCTCAGAACCCCTCAGCTGAATAA
- a CDS encoding DHH family phosphoesterase, which translates to MKHRVWVSSPIYLVLAVIMLVMACFSFPWNRAVFAIEMGLAVVAVMVVLISNFYFRSYVGTSVKAAEKVLSLNETSALQQFTMPVALSGPAGDVVWVNDAFVNTISPHKECRGENVLRFIYPHTLEQILKNAGTDVTIDQRQYTVFAAKTKLGCLLYFIDDTYYKEINREYVDRHPVVCLAYFDNREELARDITSSEDNRIASEVENVLFNWAQSMGGFSYRVNNGRYLILSDEMHIREAMEHRFQILDTIRNIKSADHRSATVSIGIGRGANSQQASEEWARRALDMALGRGGDQVAVKQKDDSYEFFGGLSKGVEKHDKVRTRVIAATLSDRIRQSDTVLIMGHKFSDLDAIGSSIGLWSAITRALQRPAYVVVNEAQTLAGPLIQKMNDDGEGDCFLSPNDALALVSPRTLLVVMDTHSQEFVESPELLKAVSKVVVIDHHRLMVKHIENAVVFYHEPYASSTSEMVAELVQYIGENVLTRTEAEALLAGIMLDTKSFSLKTGVRTFEAAAYLRRRGADTVTVKRLFSDSFDTYKTKYRIVSSADLLDGCAVAYTEQELPNLKIASAQAADELLTIEGVMASFVIYPSDGVMNVSARSMGDMNVQLVMEAMGGGGHLTMAGAQIKDATVEQVRSQLIEILRAGIGRGTIQKK; encoded by the coding sequence ATGAAACACAGAGTATGGGTATCTTCGCCGATTTATTTGGTCTTGGCGGTCATCATGTTGGTTATGGCCTGCTTCTCTTTCCCATGGAACCGCGCAGTATTCGCGATAGAGATGGGGTTGGCGGTCGTCGCTGTTATGGTGGTACTAATCTCTAACTTCTATTTTCGCAGCTATGTGGGAACTTCTGTAAAAGCGGCGGAAAAAGTGCTTTCACTGAATGAAACGTCGGCATTGCAGCAGTTTACAATGCCGGTGGCACTTTCAGGACCGGCAGGAGATGTTGTTTGGGTAAATGATGCGTTTGTCAATACGATCAGTCCGCATAAAGAATGCCGGGGTGAAAATGTTCTGCGCTTTATTTATCCCCATACTCTGGAGCAGATTCTCAAAAATGCAGGAACAGATGTGACAATCGATCAACGTCAGTATACCGTGTTTGCTGCAAAGACAAAATTGGGCTGCCTGCTTTATTTTATTGATGATACTTACTATAAGGAAATCAACAGAGAATATGTGGATCGTCATCCGGTGGTGTGCCTTGCATACTTTGATAATCGGGAAGAGCTAGCGAGAGATATCACTTCTTCGGAAGATAACCGAATTGCTTCCGAAGTCGAAAATGTGCTTTTTAACTGGGCACAGAGCATGGGTGGATTTTCTTATCGTGTCAATAATGGGCGTTATTTGATTTTAAGCGATGAAATGCATATTCGAGAGGCAATGGAACATCGTTTTCAGATTCTCGATACGATCCGTAATATTAAGTCGGCGGATCACCGGAGTGCTACTGTTTCGATTGGAATTGGCAGAGGCGCCAACTCTCAGCAGGCCAGTGAAGAATGGGCTCGCCGTGCGTTGGATATGGCATTGGGGCGTGGCGGCGATCAGGTTGCGGTAAAACAGAAAGATGATTCTTATGAATTCTTTGGAGGACTTTCCAAAGGAGTGGAAAAGCACGATAAGGTGCGTACCCGCGTAATTGCTGCAACACTTTCTGATCGGATCAGACAAAGCGATACGGTGCTGATTATGGGGCATAAGTTTAGTGATCTGGACGCAATCGGTTCATCGATCGGATTATGGAGTGCCATTACCCGCGCATTGCAGAGACCTGCATACGTCGTTGTTAATGAAGCGCAGACCCTTGCAGGTCCGCTGATTCAAAAGATGAACGATGATGGAGAAGGGGACTGCTTCCTTTCCCCGAATGATGCATTGGCATTAGTTTCTCCCCGTACTCTTTTGGTTGTAATGGATACCCATAGTCAGGAATTTGTTGAAAGTCCCGAACTACTGAAGGCGGTTTCTAAAGTGGTGGTTATCGACCATCACCGCCTGATGGTAAAGCATATCGAAAATGCTGTGGTCTTTTATCATGAACCATATGCCAGCTCGACATCTGAAATGGTAGCGGAACTCGTACAGTATATTGGGGAGAATGTGTTGACCCGCACAGAGGCGGAAGCACTTTTGGCAGGCATCATGCTGGATACCAAGAGCTTTTCTCTCAAAACAGGGGTGCGTACTTTTGAAGCTGCAGCTTATCTGCGCCGACGTGGTGCGGATACGGTAACGGTAAAACGGTTATTTTCCGACAGCTTTGATACATATAAAACAAAGTATCGGATCGTTTCCAGCGCAGACCTTTTGGATGGCTGTGCAGTTGCTTATACGGAGCAGGAACTGCCAAATCTTAAAATTGCTTCGGCTCAGGCGGCGGATGAGCTTTTGACGATTGAAGGCGTAATGGCTTCATTTGTAATCTATCCTTCAGACGGAGTCATGAATGTTTCTGCCCGTAGTATGGGGGACATGAATGTTCAGCTTGTGATGGAGGCAATGGGCGGCGGCGGTCACCTTACCATGGCAGGAGCCCAAATCAAAGATGCAACGGTGGAACAAGTACGCAGCCAGCTAATAGAAATTTTGCGTGCCGGGATCGGCCGCGGAACGATTCAGAAAAAATAG
- the hpt gene encoding hypoxanthine phosphoribosyltransferase, producing the protein MMDDIEKVLYSEEDLQKIVQRVGKQISEDYQDKNLLLVSVLKGSVVFMADLMRAITVPCEVDFMSVSSYGSGTKTSGVVKITKDLDINLEGYDLLVVEDILDSGMTLSYILEMMRDRKPNSIKLCTLFDKPERRTVNVQADYVGGIVPDEFIVGYGLDYAQKYRNLPFVGILKPKVYGG; encoded by the coding sequence ATGATGGATGATATCGAGAAAGTTTTGTATAGTGAAGAAGATCTTCAGAAAATTGTACAGAGAGTCGGCAAACAGATCAGTGAGGATTACCAGGACAAGAATTTACTTTTGGTAAGTGTTTTAAAAGGTTCTGTCGTATTTATGGCAGACCTGATGCGTGCGATTACGGTACCCTGTGAAGTCGATTTTATGTCGGTTTCCAGTTATGGTTCAGGCACCAAAACCTCCGGCGTTGTCAAAATCACAAAGGACCTTGATATCAATCTGGAAGGATATGACCTTTTGGTTGTTGAAGATATCCTTGACAGCGGGATGACATTGTCTTATATTTTAGAGATGATGCGTGACCGTAAACCGAACAGCATTAAGCTTTGCACGTTATTTGATAAACCGGAACGCCGAACCGTAAATGTACAGGCTGATTATGTGGGCGGAATCGTTCCGGATGAATTTATTGTAGGATATGGACTTGACTATGCTCAAAAATATCGTAATCTTCCTTTTGTGGGCATTTTAAAGCCGAAAGTATACGGTGGTTAA
- the dnaB gene encoding replicative DNA helicase → MAETANSYNGLNLPFSPEAEQSVLGAILLDSSCLDRVMDFLPKPEYFYQSNNALIYGAMLDMASLGQSIDFVTVLEKLKTTENFDEADGKTYLLQMMELVPSVNNVESYAKIIRDKYDVRSLIIAAREILEEAGAGIADSDTLLDAAEQRIFDIRQGKNMQGLQKISEILMQTFDRLDLLNSPDKDQFRAIPTGIKSLDDTITGLNRTDLILLAARPGMGKTSFALNIARNAAVKCQKRVAFFSLEMTKEQLVSRLLSTEAMVGGVKLRTGKLADDEWVRIIEAGDILNKTQMYFDDNAGITVSEMKSKLRRLRDVDLVIIDYLQLMSGGKHIDNRVQEISQITRNLKIMAKELNVPVICLSQLSRDSEKRTDHRPMLSDLRDSGSIEQDADIVLFLYREAYYANQENAEAPDPDSDVNSGECIVAKNRHGETRAVPLHWQGEFMRFTAQEVVRNE, encoded by the coding sequence ATGGCAGAGACTGCAAATTCCTATAATGGGCTGAATCTACCGTTTAGTCCCGAAGCAGAACAGTCTGTTCTCGGTGCGATTCTGCTGGATTCTTCCTGCCTTGACCGAGTGATGGATTTTCTCCCGAAGCCGGAATATTTTTATCAATCTAATAATGCCCTGATTTATGGGGCTATGCTCGACATGGCTTCTTTAGGGCAGTCGATTGACTTTGTAACGGTGCTTGAAAAGCTTAAAACGACAGAGAATTTTGATGAGGCGGATGGTAAGACTTATCTTTTGCAGATGATGGAGCTGGTGCCTTCCGTCAATAATGTGGAGAGCTATGCGAAGATTATCCGGGATAAATATGATGTTCGCTCTCTGATTATTGCAGCGAGAGAAATTTTGGAAGAGGCGGGGGCTGGTATTGCCGATTCAGATACTTTGCTGGATGCTGCGGAACAGCGCATTTTTGATATTCGGCAGGGCAAAAATATGCAGGGACTTCAGAAAATTAGTGAAATCCTCATGCAGACCTTTGATCGTCTGGACTTGCTCAATTCTCCTGATAAAGATCAGTTTCGTGCGATTCCAACCGGCATCAAATCGCTGGATGATACCATTACCGGGCTCAACCGAACCGATCTGATCCTTTTGGCGGCAAGACCTGGCATGGGCAAAACCAGCTTTGCACTTAATATTGCGCGTAACGCGGCAGTAAAATGTCAAAAAAGAGTTGCTTTTTTCTCTTTGGAAATGACAAAAGAACAGTTGGTCTCCCGATTGCTTTCTACCGAAGCTATGGTCGGAGGCGTAAAATTGCGTACCGGTAAACTGGCGGACGATGAATGGGTGCGAATTATTGAAGCCGGAGATATTCTCAATAAGACCCAGATGTATTTTGATGATAATGCAGGCATTACCGTTTCCGAAATGAAGTCTAAACTTCGTCGTCTGCGGGATGTTGATCTGGTTATCATCGACTATTTGCAGCTGATGTCCGGCGGAAAGCACATTGATAACCGAGTACAGGAGATTTCACAGATTACCCGAAATCTTAAAATTATGGCAAAGGAACTCAATGTTCCGGTTATCTGCCTGTCGCAGCTCTCTCGTGACAGTGAAAAACGAACTGATCATCGGCCGATGCTGTCCGATCTGCGTGATTCCGGCTCCATTGAACAGGATGCTGATATTGTTCTATTTTTGTATCGCGAAGCGTATTATGCCAATCAGGAGAATGCTGAAGCTCCCGATCCTGACAGTGATGTTAACAGCGGCGAATGTATTGTTGCAAAGAACCGTCATGGTGAGACGCGCGCGGTTCCTCTGCATTGGCAGGGCGAATTTATGCGCTTTACCGCGCAGGAGGTAGTGCGCAATGAATGA
- the rnhA gene encoding ribonuclease HI — protein sequence MKEVMIFTDGACSGNPGPGGWGAILSYNGKTKELSGGAAQTTNNRMELTGVIEALHCLKEPCLVTLTSDSRYVCDGINKGWARSWKRNGWRKSDKKPALNADLWEQLLQLLEHHKVTFCWVKGHAGHPENERCDQLAVAQSVKYRSQKE from the coding sequence ATGAAAGAAGTCATGATTTTTACAGACGGTGCCTGTTCCGGCAATCCCGGCCCCGGAGGTTGGGGTGCCATCCTTTCTTATAATGGAAAGACAAAAGAGCTCTCCGGCGGTGCAGCTCAAACGACCAATAATCGTATGGAACTGACCGGCGTAATTGAAGCGCTCCACTGTTTAAAAGAGCCTTGTCTTGTAACTCTGACAAGTGACAGCCGATACGTCTGCGATGGAATCAATAAGGGGTGGGCACGTTCTTGGAAGCGGAACGGCTGGCGTAAATCCGATAAAAAGCCGGCTCTCAACGCTGACCTTTGGGAACAGCTTTTGCAGCTTTTAGAGCACCACAAGGTTACTTTCTGCTGGGTAAAAGGACATGCTGGCCATCCGGAAAATGAGCGCTGCGATCAACTGGCAGTTGCACAATCTGTTAAATACCGTTCTCAAAAGGAATAA
- the rplI gene encoding 50S ribosomal protein L9, with translation MKVVLLADIKSHGKKGELVNVSDGYARNYLFPHKLAKEANAEAMNEIRNAEASKAHKIAVETENAEAAAKLLNGKSIKITAKAGQGGRLFGSVTAKEIAEKLQKDYNVTADKRKIVLDTEIKAFGTYNCEIKLYNGVSAKIYVVVSEA, from the coding sequence ATGAAGGTTGTTTTGTTGGCAGATATAAAATCTCACGGAAAAAAAGGGGAACTCGTAAATGTAAGCGACGGTTATGCCCGCAATTATCTTTTCCCCCATAAATTAGCGAAAGAGGCAAATGCAGAGGCAATGAATGAAATTCGCAATGCGGAAGCTTCTAAAGCTCACAAGATTGCGGTAGAAACAGAAAATGCAGAAGCAGCGGCAAAACTTTTAAATGGAAAAAGCATAAAGATCACTGCGAAAGCTGGCCAGGGCGGCAGGCTTTTTGGTTCGGTTACTGCAAAAGAAATTGCAGAAAAGCTTCAGAAAGATTATAATGTAACTGCTGATAAGAGGAAGATTGTCCTCGATACAGAGATTAAAGCTTTTGGCACTTATAATTGCGAGATCAAACTTTATAATGGGGTCTCTGCAAAGATTTATGTTGTTGTATCGGAAGCTTAA
- the tilS gene encoding tRNA lysidine(34) synthetase TilS — protein MNDDLISAQKAEILLIEQKAEQLVISEKMFSKGGTVIVGISGGADSTALLHFLNNHAEKWNLSLIAAHVNHGLRGENADHDEAFVKECCQKWGIPCRVLHEDVAGLSKKRKEGLEACGRYVRYTFFRHLAEENGAVAIATAHTASDQAETVLMHLCRGAGARGLSGISPVHERIVRPFLCLTRKEIEAYCNWYHLSYCEDETNGDLDFSRNKIRQQVIPVLKTLNPKVETAISGAAFRLREDDDCLFEMAKSSLEQAAHGPGWETSSLMKQPRPVRLRALFLAAKKNGAGELSADHLLNLDLLLGQGGKITLTLGLHAEVQQGILFFGVPKKQRFSIPLSFPETVLPDGRRLLVRKISQKELKNDSKFHNLFFFNLLNYATISKNTVVRTRLEGDRFRPAGRGISKPLRRMMNEAHIPPYLRENSILLEREGEILWAEGLGASESARPGFDRQNAMIIIKENGL, from the coding sequence ATGAATGATGATTTGATCTCCGCTCAAAAAGCGGAGATTTTGCTTATTGAGCAAAAAGCCGAGCAGTTGGTGATTTCGGAAAAAATGTTTTCCAAAGGCGGGACTGTCATTGTGGGTATTTCAGGAGGAGCGGATTCGACTGCATTGCTGCATTTTTTAAATAATCACGCAGAAAAGTGGAATCTTTCTTTAATTGCAGCGCATGTTAATCATGGACTGCGTGGGGAAAACGCCGATCACGATGAAGCTTTTGTAAAGGAATGCTGCCAAAAATGGGGAATTCCCTGCCGCGTTTTGCATGAAGATGTGGCGGGCCTTTCTAAAAAACGCAAAGAGGGCCTGGAAGCATGCGGTCGATATGTCCGTTATACGTTTTTTAGACACTTAGCGGAAGAAAATGGTGCGGTCGCTATCGCAACTGCGCATACGGCTTCGGATCAGGCGGAAACGGTTTTGATGCATCTTTGCCGCGGAGCCGGAGCGAGAGGCCTTTCGGGAATTTCTCCAGTTCACGAGAGGATTGTGCGGCCGTTTTTGTGCTTGACAAGAAAAGAAATTGAAGCGTATTGTAATTGGTATCATTTGTCCTATTGTGAGGATGAAACAAATGGGGATCTCGATTTTTCCCGCAATAAAATTCGTCAGCAAGTGATTCCAGTTTTAAAAACGTTAAATCCAAAGGTGGAAACTGCAATTTCAGGAGCTGCTTTTCGCCTGCGGGAAGATGATGATTGCCTTTTTGAAATGGCAAAAAGTTCTTTAGAACAAGCGGCGCATGGGCCCGGCTGGGAGACTTCCAGCTTGATGAAACAGCCTCGACCCGTGCGGCTGCGCGCACTTTTTTTGGCTGCGAAAAAGAATGGTGCAGGAGAACTTTCTGCCGATCATCTTTTGAATTTGGATCTGCTCCTTGGGCAAGGTGGGAAAATCACACTGACTTTAGGACTTCATGCAGAGGTTCAGCAGGGTATCCTGTTTTTTGGAGTACCTAAAAAACAAAGGTTTTCTATTCCTTTGTCTTTTCCTGAAACGGTTCTTCCGGATGGAAGACGACTTTTGGTGCGGAAAATTTCTCAAAAAGAACTGAAAAATGATTCGAAATTTCATAATTTGTTCTTTTTTAATTTGCTGAATTATGCTACAATTAGCAAGAATACTGTAGTAAGGACCCGGTTGGAGGGCGATCGTTTTCGCCCGGCTGGAAGAGGAATTTCAAAACCGCTGCGCCGAATGATGAATGAAGCACATATTCCGCCTTATCTGCGGGAAAATTCCATTTTGCTGGAACGAGAAGGGGAAATTCTCTGGGCCGAAGGCCTTGGAGCTTCCGAATCCGCGCGGCCGGGGTTTGACCGGCAAAATGCGATGATTATCATAAAGGAGAACGGTTTATGA
- a CDS encoding ribonuclease J → MQKQTPLYGKVDAQAKPADQFLGGGVVLSAPKTETPKKAETPTKDQAAKQYHYRRPRRPAQKKIEPVVNGQGTVPSEHRAPEAAQKPKNVQNQNTKQNTQRSRRPRTNRAVKPSIKVYFLGGLNEVGKNFTLFECGDDMMIVDCGMAFPDDDMLGVDLVLPDFTFVERNADKIRGIVVTHGHEDHIGGFPYLLKKVNLPIYATRLTLALIEGKLKEQGLNNKVKMHETKPGDRVKLGCMEVEFIHVNHSIPDAVGLAIHSPAGTVVHTGDFKIDCTPTWGDMIDLGRFAQLGKEGVLALLADSTNAERPGFTQTESRIATSFENLFRRAGKSRIIVATFASNIGRVQQIIDCAVKYGRKVALSGRSMLNVMGIGVEKGYLHVPEGVLIDIDLIKKYPPEQIVLITTGSQGEPMSALSRMAFADHRKVEVGPGDFIIISARPIPGNEKSVGNVIDELMKRGCEVVYESMYEIHVSGHACQEELKLMQGIVKPKYFIPVHGEQKMLQKHARLAYSMGKTPQEVCIADIGDVVEINQNYMKKLAPVPAGRVLVDGLGVGDVGSIVLRDRKHLAEDGLIVVVCTISADSGHVVAGPDVVSRGFVYVRENESLMDDAKDLVYSVLENCAGNGIRDWGTLKTHIKDALSHLLYDRTRRSPMILPVIMEV, encoded by the coding sequence ATGCAAAAGCAAACTCCCCTTTATGGGAAGGTGGATGCACAGGCAAAGCCTGCGGACCAGTTTTTAGGGGGAGGAGTTGTTCTGTCTGCTCCGAAGACGGAGACGCCAAAAAAGGCAGAGACGCCCACGAAAGATCAGGCAGCAAAGCAATATCATTATCGCCGTCCGCGCAGACCGGCACAGAAAAAGATTGAACCGGTTGTGAATGGACAGGGAACTGTTCCTTCGGAGCATCGAGCACCGGAAGCTGCACAAAAGCCAAAGAATGTGCAAAATCAAAACACAAAACAGAATACACAGCGCAGCAGAAGGCCACGCACGAATCGTGCAGTGAAACCTTCTATTAAGGTGTATTTTCTTGGTGGACTCAATGAGGTTGGTAAAAACTTTACCCTTTTTGAGTGCGGCGATGACATGATGATCGTAGACTGTGGGATGGCGTTCCCTGATGATGATATGCTGGGCGTCGATTTGGTCCTTCCGGATTTTACGTTCGTGGAGCGCAATGCAGATAAGATCCGGGGAATTGTCGTAACGCACGGACATGAAGATCATATCGGGGGATTTCCTTATTTACTCAAGAAGGTAAATCTGCCGATTTATGCAACACGTTTGACACTGGCCTTAATCGAAGGAAAATTAAAAGAACAAGGCCTTAATAATAAAGTAAAAATGCATGAAACAAAGCCCGGAGACCGGGTAAAGCTCGGCTGTATGGAAGTGGAGTTTATTCACGTTAATCATTCAATTCCAGATGCCGTAGGACTTGCAATTCACTCTCCCGCGGGAACGGTTGTCCATACGGGTGACTTTAAAATCGACTGTACACCGACTTGGGGGGACATGATCGATCTTGGTCGTTTTGCACAGCTTGGTAAGGAGGGCGTCCTTGCACTGCTTGCTGATTCTACCAATGCGGAACGTCCCGGTTTTACGCAGACGGAAAGCCGAATTGCGACTTCTTTTGAGAACCTGTTTCGCCGTGCGGGCAAAAGTCGGATTATTGTGGCCACTTTTGCAAGTAATATCGGCAGAGTACAGCAGATTATTGATTGTGCGGTAAAATATGGCCGTAAAGTGGCGCTTTCCGGACGCAGTATGCTGAATGTGATGGGAATTGGCGTGGAAAAAGGCTATCTCCATGTGCCGGAAGGTGTTTTAATCGATATTGATTTGATTAAAAAATATCCGCCGGAGCAGATTGTTTTGATTACAACCGGCAGTCAAGGCGAGCCTATGAGCGCTTTATCCCGTATGGCATTTGCCGACCACCGCAAGGTGGAAGTAGGGCCTGGGGACTTTATCATTATTTCTGCGCGCCCAATTCCCGGCAATGAAAAATCAGTCGGAAATGTGATCGATGAATTGATGAAACGTGGCTGCGAAGTCGTTTATGAGTCCATGTATGAGATTCATGTTTCCGGTCATGCCTGCCAGGAAGAGCTCAAATTAATGCAGGGCATTGTCAAACCGAAATATTTTATTCCGGTGCATGGGGAGCAGAAAATGCTGCAGAAGCATGCGCGCCTTGCCTATTCTATGGGGAAAACGCCGCAGGAAGTGTGTATTGCGGATATCGGCGATGTTGTGGAAATCAACCAAAACTATATGAAAAAACTGGCACCGGTCCCCGCAGGACGCGTCCTTGTAGATGGGCTTGGCGTAGGGGATGTAGGAAGTATTGTCCTGCGTGACCGTAAACATTTGGCTGAAGATGGACTGATTGTTGTTGTTTGTACAATTTCCGCCGACAGTGGACATGTAGTAGCCGGGCCGGACGTTGTTTCGAGAGGGTTCGTTTATGTCAGAGAAAATGAATCCCTGATGGATGATGCAAAAGATCTTGTTTATTCAGTACTTGAAAATTGTGCCGGAAATGGTATTCGGGACTGGGGAACACTTAAAACGCATATTAAGGATGCTCTTTCCCATTTGCTGTATGACCGTACCCGCCGCAGCCCAATGATTTTGCCGGTAATTATGGAGGTTTGA